From Clostridia bacterium:
TCGTCGTCGCCGGCCTCATGCTCGCCGGCGCCGGCGTGCTGATCTGGCTCATGGGCCGCGTGCCCGGCATCGGTCACCTGCCCGGGGACATCCTCATCAAACGGGGCAATTTCACCTTTTACGCGCCGCTCGCGACGAGCCTTCTGCTGAGCCTTCTCCTCACCGTGCTCCTCAACTTGTGGTTCCGGCGCTGACCGCTCCACAGACCCCCGAAAACGGAAGGGGTGTGCGCGAACGGTATGGGGAACGAGGCGGAGACGAGGCTCGCGCTGGCGAGGGCCGGCGACCGCGAGGCACGCGACGGGCTGATTCGCGCGTACACGCCGTTCGTGTTGCGCGTGGCCTCGCGGGCCTGCGGCCGGTACCTCGTGACGGGGCGGGATGACGAAGTCAGCGTGGCCCTGATCGCCTTCAACGAGGCCATCGACCGCTTCGACGGCGAAGCCGGCTCCTCGTTCCTGGCCTTCGCGGAGATGGTCATCCGCCGGCGCCTGATCGACCATTACCGCGCGTCCCGGAACCCACGCGAAACGCCGCTCACCGAGTTCGAGTCGACGGACGACGAGGGTCAGCCGTTCAACGTCGTGGACATTCGCGGGGCGCTCGCGAAGCACGAGGCGGAAGAGCAGGCGCAGCGGCGACGCGCGGACATCGAGCGCTTCCGCGAGGTGCTGGCGGAGTTCGGCCTGACGCTGCAGGATCTGGTGGACGCCGCCCCGCGCCACGAGGACGCGCGCCGGCGGGCCATGGCGGTGGCGCGGCGGATCGCGGAGACGCCCGCATTCGTGCAGCATTTGAAGCGCCACAAGGCGTTGCCGTTGAAGGAACTCTCGTCGCTGCGGGATCTCGGCGTCAGCCGGAAGACGCTTGAGCGGCAGAGGAAGTACATCATCGCTGTCGCGATGATCCTTCTCGAGGATCTTGAGACGCTGCGGGAGTACATCAAGGCATGAGACGGGCGCGGGGAGGGAACGCCGTGGACGCGGAGCGCCGGGGGATCGTGTTGGAGGTCGGCACGGACCACCTCGTCGTGCTCACTCCGGACGGGGCGTTTCTTCGCGTGCCTCGTGCCTGGTTGCGTCGCGGCGGCGATGTCGGGGACGAGGTGACGTTCTCCTGGGCGGCCGAGCGCGCCGCGCGTCCAATCTGGCTTCGACGCGCGGGCACGGCCGCGGCCGTGGCGGCGATCGCGCTCGCCGCCGTGGGGGCCAGCCTGACGTGGCCCGGGTCCGAGGCCGCGTACGCCCACGTGTCCATCGATCTCGCGCCCGGGGTGACGGCCGATCTGGCGGTCGACGCGCAAGGCCGGGTCATCCGAGCGTACGGGACGCAGGGCGCGGCTGAACTGTTGAGGAAGGCGCGCGTCCAGGGCAAGGACTTGAGCCAGGCCGTGCGCGAGTTGGTGCAGCCGGCGATCCAGAACGGACAAGCGTCTCCGGCGGTCGTCGTCGCCGTCGCCGCGTCGCGGGCGCATGGAACCGCGCCGCAGGCGCTGGCCGGCGAGCTCCGGGCGGCCAAGGACGCGGTGGAGACCGATGCCCGGACGAAGGGCCGCGCGGTCGCCGTCATCGGTCTGGACGACGACGCGCACCACGCCGATTCGCTGCGGGAACAGGCCCAAGCGCACGGGCTGTCGCTGGGCGAGTATCTGTTGTACCTCGAGGCGGCGAAGCAGGGCGCGAAGGTCGACCTTCA
This genomic window contains:
- a CDS encoding DUF2905 domain-containing protein; translated protein: MDALARMLVVAGLMLAGAGVLIWLMGRVPGIGHLPGDILIKRGNFTFYAPLATSLLLSLLLTVLLNLWFRR
- the sigI gene encoding RNA polymerase sigma-I factor encodes the protein MGNEAETRLALARAGDREARDGLIRAYTPFVLRVASRACGRYLVTGRDDEVSVALIAFNEAIDRFDGEAGSSFLAFAEMVIRRRLIDHYRASRNPRETPLTEFESTDDEGQPFNVVDIRGALAKHEAEEQAQRRRADIERFREVLAEFGLTLQDLVDAAPRHEDARRRAMAVARRIAETPAFVQHLKRHKALPLKELSSLRDLGVSRKTLERQRKYIIAVAMILLEDLETLREYIKA